The Ranitomeya imitator isolate aRanImi1 chromosome 8, aRanImi1.pri, whole genome shotgun sequence genome window below encodes:
- the HESX1 gene encoding homeobox expressed in ES cells 1 has translation MPAELQKGSCLADNKPTSSSFSIESILGLEKNRDLNPTSIRHYRPWMDNYCRREVGTHCWRLPIISYEIPLQPQPAEHIEKEQDVTYEKCCPTSERVTYKRELSWYRGRRPRTAFTRSQIDILENVFQVNSYPGIDVREDLANKLSLDEDRIQIWFQNRRAKLKRCHRESQFLIVKESLTPQIQE, from the exons ATGCCGGCCGAGCTCCAGAAAGGGTCCTGCCTCGCAGACAACAAACCCACAAGCTCTTCGTTTTCCATCGAAAGCATCCTTGGGTTGGAGAAAAATAGAGACCTGAACCCAACTTCCATAAGACACTACAGGCCCTGGATGGATAACTACTGCAGGAGAG AGGTCGGTACACATTGTTGGCGACTACCTATCATCAGCTATGAAATACCTCTACAACCGCAACCCGCGGAACATATAGAAAAGGAACAGGATGTCACCTATGAAAAGTGCTGCCCAACAAGTGAACGCGTGACTTATAAAAGAGAACTCAGCTGGTATCGGGGAAGGAGACCCAGAACCGCATTCACTAGAAGCCAA ATTGACATTTTGGAGAATGTTTTCCAAGTCAATTCGTATCCGGGTATAGATGTCAGAGAGGATCTTGCTAACAAGTTGTCTTTAGATGAAGACAGAATCCAG ATTTGGTTTCAAAACCGTCGTGCCAAGTTGAAGAGATGCCACCGGGAGTCACAGTTCCTAATTGTGAAAGAATCACTTACGCCACAAATCCAAGAATAA